GAGCACGCGATCCTGCCGGACAGCGCAGCGGGTCACTTCCTGAGCCGCGGCGAGGTGGACCTGGTCCTCGTGGGCGCGGACCGGATCGCCGCAAACGGCGACACCGCGAACAAGATCGGCACGTACATGAAGGCCGTCGTGGCCAAGGAAAACGGAGTGCCGCTCTACGTGGCGGCCCCAAGCAGCACGATCGATTTCACGATCCCGTCCGGCCCTAAGATCCCAATCGAGGAACGCTCCCCCCAGGAGGTCCTGCAATTCGCGGGAAACCCGGTGGCCCCCAAGGAGAGCCCCGCGCGCAACCCTGCCTTCGACGTGACTCCGGCGAAGTACATCCGCGGGATCATCACGGAGCAAGGCATCCTGCGTCCCTCCGAGCTGGGCAGGATTGGGAAACCCAAATCCATCCCGAAGCAGAAGGCGCGGTCCAAGCGATGGCGCTGAGGCGGATACCCTTTTACGCGCTCGCGCGGTTGCCCCCGGGATGCACCTCCAGACCACCTGGTTCGGATCCTTCCTGATCGACGAGGGCACCGTCGTTCAGGAGCGGCTGTTCCCCAAAGACCCGAAGGCCCTGGCGGAGCGGCTCGCGAAGGTCGAGGACTGGAAGGTCCTCGATGAGGAACGGGAGCTCATGGGCCTCGCTCCGGAGGTCTTCGTCCTCGAGCCGCGGCTGGAACGCGCAGGGGGCCGGTTCACGACGGAGAAGCCCGCGTTTCTCAATCCCGCGCGTTTCGGCTTCGACCGCGGCCTGCTCCACGCGGCCATGGTGGAGCTCGCCAAGCGCCGCATGCGGAAGGCCATCCGCCCGGAGGACCACCTGGGGCAGGCCGTCGCCGCAGTGGACGACCTGCAGGAGCAGGAGAACGTCCTCGTCGAGCGGATCCGGGAATGGTACGGGCTCCACTTCCCGGAGCTCGCGAAGATGGTCGACGAGCGCGAGTACCTCGCATTGATTGCGGAGCATGGCCGTCGCGAGCATCTCCCGCTCGACGTGGGGGAGAGCGTGGGCGCGGAGCTCGGTGAACCCGAGGAGAAGGAAATCCGCGGCATGGCCGAGCTCGCGCAGACCTTGGCGTTCCGGCGCAAGGACCTGGAGGCCTACGTCGACCGGACCATCCGGTCCCTCGCGCCCAACGTCTCCGACCTCG
This portion of the Thermoplasmata archaeon genome encodes:
- a CDS encoding ribosomal biogenesis protein, whose translation is MHLQTTWFGSFLIDEGTVVQERLFPKDPKALAERLAKVEDWKVLDEERELMGLAPEVFVLEPRLERAGGRFTTEKPAFLNPARFGFDRGLLHAAMVELAKRRMRKAIRPEDHLGQAVAAVDDLQEQENVLVERIREWYGLHFPELAKMVDEREYLALIAEHGRREHLPLDVGESVGAELGEPEEKEIRGMAELAQTLAFRRKDLEAYVDRTIRSLAPNVSDLAGPMIAARLVTLAGSVEELARCPSGTVQLLGAEKALFRHLKTGSRPPKHGVLFQHPLIHRAPPWQRGALARTFAGRIVMAARADAYTHRPIAAELQASLDRAVAEIRRRKEEKPARRPPKLPSHARALRRR